The following is a genomic window from Pseudomonadota bacterium.
GCAAGAAAATCCTCTGAGCGTGCCCGGTCTCGCGACCGCGTAACCGCCCCGCGCCGCGCCGCGCCACGGGAGACGACGCACGCCCGGTTCCTGTGGCAAGCTCGGGCGACGCTGACGGCGATCGATCAACGGCCGACCGACAGCACCTGGCTCCAGACCACCGCGAGGCCCACCCGGTGAGACCAGCAGGTCGCGGCGAGACCGACTCGCTCTACTTTGACTACCCGCACTTCGACGCGCCCGAGCACACCGCGCGCAACACGGTCACGCACACGCCGGTGGCGATCGTCGGCGCCGGGCCAATCGGCCTGACAGCAGCCCTGGCGCTCGCCCGGCAAGGCGTCCGCAGCGTGCTGTTCGACAACAAGGCCACCTTCAACGACGGCAGCCGGGCGATCTGCGTGGCGCGGCCGAGCTACTACCTGCTCGAACGGATCGGTGCGGTCGGCCCGTTTCTCGACAAGGCCCTGGGGTGGACGACCGGACGCAGCTTCTACCGAGGCCAACAGATCCTCGAGTTCCGGATGCCGGACAGCCCGGACGAGAAGTACCGGCCGATGTACAACCTGCAGCAACAGTACATCGAGGCCTACCTCTGGGACGCCGTGGCGGCGCACCCGCTGATCGACAGCCGGTGGCAGAGCACCGTCACGGCGCTGGACGACACCCCGAACGGCGTCCGCGTCTCGGTCGACGATCCGCACGGCAGCTACCCGCTCGAGGCAGACTGGGTGCTCGCCTGCGACGGCGCGCGCAGCCCGTGCCGTGCGATGCGTGGCCTGCGTTTGCAGGGCGAGAACTTCGAGGGGCGTTACGTGATCGCCGACGTGCAGATGGCGCACGACTACCCGACCATCCGGCGTGCCCTGTTCGACCCCGACTGCCGTCGCGGTGGCACCGTGTTGATCCACAAGCAGCCGGACAACCTCTGGCGAATCGACTACCAACTGCGCGATCACGAGTCGACCGAGGCCGCGATCGCCGAGGAGACCGTGCGCGAGAGCGTCGCCGCGGTCCTGGCCGACATCGGCTTCGACGGCGACTGGGCGCTCGAGTGGTGGAGCGTGTACACCGCCAACACACTGGCCCTCGACGACTACCGCGACGGCCGCGTGTTCTTTGTCGGCGACAGCGCCCACATCGTGCCGATCTTCGGCGTGCGCGGGCTCAACAACGGCCTCGCCGACGCCGCCAACATCGGCTGGAAACTCGGCTGGGTGCTGACCGGCCGCGCCGGACCGGGCCTGCTCGAGAGCTACACGCCCGAACGCCGGGGGGGCCACCCTTGATGTGTTTGCGAACGCTTCGAAGAGTGCGCGCTTCATGACACCACAGACGCACGGCTGGACCCTGATGCGCGACGCCGCGCTGTCCCTCGCGCTGACTCACCCGTTCGCTGGCGAACTCGCCAACCCACGGCAGATGACCGCCTACACCTACCGCGACAGCCCCGCCGTGGGTCCCGACGACCCGCGCTTCGATACCGGCCCCGGTGCCGGCGCACATCTCGTCGACGTTGCGCTCGACGCCGGTTTCCTGTCCGACCGACTGGGCCCCGGCTTCACGGTGCTCTGTGCCGATGCGGCACTGGCCGACGCCGTGCTGCGGTGTCGCCATTGGCACGACACGCTGCACTGCGTGGTGGTCGACGACGCTGCCGTGCGCGCCCGCTATGGGCTCACCGGCCACGCGGCCTACCTGATCCGACCCGACCTGCACGTGGCTGCCCGGTGGCGTGAGGCGACACCCGCCCGGATCGCCGCCTGCTTCGACACCCTGATCGACCGCCCGGAGGCGCCTGTATGACACCCGAACAACTCGAGCAGGTCTACGCGCAGCTGGCCACCCGCATCGACGCCGTCGGGCCCGTACACAGCGAGCGTTTTCTCGCCAAGCTGGTGCTGCTGCTCGCGCACGAACACGGCGACACCGACACGGTCGCACGCTGCATCGACGCCGCGGCCGCGTCGCTCGAGCTCTGACGGCGTCGCGGGCATGGCCATCACCGACACCGTGCAAGCGCCGTTCGACGACGACCATCTCATGCAACTGCTCGACGCGAAGCTGGTCGAGGGGCGCGCCGGCCACGTGGTGATCGAATACACCGTTCGTGACACGATCGTGCAGCGCCACGGCACCTGCCACGGCACCTGCCACGGCGGCGTGCTGTTCAGCCTCGCCGACGCTGCCTGCGGGATCGCCGCCAACGCCGGCGGCGAGTCGGCGGTAACCCAACACAGCGCGATCCAGTTCATGCAGCCGGCGCCGGTCGGTGCGGTGCTGCACACCACGGCCACAACCCGCTCGTCGGCGGGCCGCACCCGCGTCTACGACGTGAGCGTCACCGACGCACGCGGGCAGGCGGTGGCCGAAGTGCGCTGCCACGCACGCTGTATCGACAGCCCGACCTGACTGCCACCGCCGTCAGGTGCCGGCCGCCGGCTTCAGCGCGGCGCGCAACTGCAGCACGGCCTCGTCGACGCGCAGCGCAACGTCTCGCAACCGCAGGGTCGTGCCCGCCGCCACGTCTCGGGTCAGCCTGGCGCCGTCGGCAAGGCCGAGCGGCAGCGCCCGCTGGCGTTTCGAGCGGGCCGCCGGCTGAAGTGTGCCGTACACGCAGTAGCCGCCTTCACCGTCCAGGTGCTCGCCGGCCGACAGGTCGCGTTTGGCGACCGCGACCACATCTGCGTGCCACCCTTGCGCTGTGCCGGTGGGCTCGCCGCGCAGCGCGGCCGAGGCCACCGAGATGCTGAGCTCCAGGCCAATCAGGTGGGTGGGCTTGTACATGGCCGCGTAGTTGCCGCTGGCGTCGGTCAGCAGGCCGTACTCGCGGAAACACCGCCGCACGTAGTCGGTGTCGGCCGCGAACGTAACGTACACCCCCCAGCGCAGGTCGCGGTGAACCGGACGGCCATCGCGTTCGAGCGAGGACACCACCTCGACCTGCCCGCGCGCGTCCAGCTGCCCGCCGTCCGCACGCGGTTTCAACACGTCGGCCAGGTCATCGACACCGCACGGCGGAAAGGCCAGACCCGAGGCCGGTGCCGCGAGGCTGCAGGCGTTGGCGACCGCTGCCATCTCGATCGCGGACTTGCTGCCGTCGAGGAAGGAATTGAACATCGTCGGGTTCATCCCGCCGCGCCGCGCGTCGTCCGCCGAGAGGCCGTAGTGCGTCCAGACGTCGTCCGGCGTGACACGGTGGTAGTGCGGCAGGTATTTCGTGCCCTTGCCCGCCGCGACCACCTCGAAGCCCGCCGCACGGGCCCAGTCGACCTGCTCGGCGATCAACGCGGGCTGGTCGCCGTAGGCGAGCGAGTAGACCACCCCCGCCGAGCGCGCCTGCGCGGCGAGCGCCGGCCCCACGAGCGCGTCAGCCTCGACGTTGACCATGACGGTGTGCTTGCCGTGGGCGAACGCCGCGAGCGCGTGCCGGGCGCCGGCAACCGCATCGCCGGTGGCGTCGACCACCACCTCGACTGCGTCACTCGCAATCAGTGCGGCGGTGTCGTCGCTGACCCAGGTGCGCCGCGCGCGCCACGCGGCCGCTGCCGAGCGCGCGCGGGTGTGCTCGGCGCGCCAGCCAACCCGCCGCAGCGCAGCCCGCGCCGCGGCCGGTTTCAGGTCGGACACCGCGACGATGTGCAAGCCGGGGGTGCGCACCGCTTGGGCGAAGAACATCGAGGCAAACTTGCCCGCCCCAATCACGCCCACACGCACGGGGTTGTCGTCGTCCGCCCGGCGACACAGCAGGGTGTGCAGGTTCATGGTGGTGTTCCGCGGTTCAGCCAGATCACCGCGTTGTACACCAGCCGTGCGGCGCGGGCTACAACCGGGGCGGCACGCTTGGGTACACTGCACGCGGACCCTCACCGTCGGACCGCGCATGAGCGACACGAACCGACCCACCGTTGACGACGCCAACCGCCTGCTCGGCGAGCTGTTCGCCGAGTGGGTGCAGGACCTGAACCTGCGGGTCGAGCACATCGACGCCGACGGCGCGGTGCTGCGCCTGCCGCAGCACGAGGGCATCCGGCGCATCGGCGGCATCGTCTGCGGGCAGGCAAGCATGACGCTGATCGACACCTGCATGGTGTTCGTCTGCTTCGCCGCGCTCGGCCGCGTCGCGGACGTCACGACCGTGTCGCAGTCCACGAGCTTCATGCGCGCCGCGGGCAACGGCGACCTGCTCGCCACCGGCCGCGTGCTCAAGGCCGGCCGGCAACTCGTCTTCGGTGAGGTGACGGTGACCCTCGACGGCGACAACCGCCGGAACGCCGGCCGCCCGATTGCGCACGGCACCAGCACCTACGCCGTGCTGCCCCCGCGGCCCGCCTGACCGCCACGCGCCGGAGAAGGCAACGCCCCCACCTTCACGATCCGTTGACGCTCTGGCGGTACAATCAGGTCTCGCCACTCGCCTCGCGCCCGCATGCCCCGCTCGAAACCCCGCCGCGCCGTGATGTCCGTGCGCGGCGCGCACCACAACAACCTCAAACACCTCGACCTCGACCTGCCGCTCGGCGAATTCGCGGTGATCACCGGGGTGTCGGGGTCCGGCAAGAGCTCGCTCGCCTTCGACACGCTCTATGCCGAGGGTCAACGGCGCTACGTCGAAACCTTCTCGCCCTACGCGCGGCAGTTTCTCGACCGCATGGACCGGCCACGGGTCAGCAGCATCGAGGGCATCCCGCCGGCCATCGCGATCGACCAGACCAACCCGGTGCGCACCTCGCGCTCGACGGTTGGCACCATGACCGAGCTCAACGACCACTTCAAACTGCTGTTCGCGCGTGCCGCGGACTTGCATTGCATGCAGTGCGGCGAGCCGGTCAAACCCGACGCCCCCACGGAGGTTGCGGACCGGCTGCTCGCCACCGGGGAAGCCGGTACGCGCGTCGCGGTCGTGTTCCAGGTCACTGTGCCCGACAACTTCAGCGAAGACGAAGTGCGCGCGCACCTGCGGGCGCAGGGCTACGAGCGCACCCTCGACCTCGGTGCCGACGGGCTCTCGGTGGTGCAGGACCGGGTGCGGCTCTCGGGCACAAACCGCGATCGGCTCGGCGAGGCACTCGAGGCCGCCGCGGTGCGCGGCCGCGGTGACTACGCGGTGGTCATGTTGGACGCGGACGGTGCACCGGTGTCGCACACCGCGTTCAGCGACCGACGCCACTGCAGCCGATGCGACATCGCCTACCGCGAGCCGAGCCAAGCGCTGTTTTCGTTCAACTCGCCGGTTGGCGCCTGCCCCGACTGCCGTGGCTTCGGGCGCGTCATGGGCATCGACTACGACCTCGTCATCCCGGACACCTCGAAAAGCCTGCGGGGCGGCGCGATCAAGCCGTTCCAGAGCGACACCAACGCGATCTGCCAACGCGACCTCGTGCGCTACGGCAAGCGCAAGGGCATCGACCTCGACGCGCCCTGGCACGACCTCGACGACGACACGCAGGCCTGGGTGATCAACGGCGAGGACGATTTCGACACCAACCGCTGGTACGGCGTGAAGCGCTTCTGGGCGTGGATGGAGGGCCGCAGCTACAAGATGCACGTGCGCGTGTTGTTGTCGCGCTACCGAAGTTACGCGCCGTGCACCACCTGCGACGGCACCCGCCTCGTGCCCGAGGCGCTGGCCTGGCGCGTCGGGCAACGCACGGCCGAGGACGACGGCTTGCCGCGCCACCCGGTGCCCGGGCACCGCTGCGACCACGCTCGCCTGCCCGGCTTGCACCTGGCCGACCTCGTGCGCCTGCCGATCAGCGACCTGCGGGACTGCATGAACGCGCTCGTGCTGTCGCCCGCCCAGGAAACGGCCAGCGCCCAGCTGCTCACCGACATCCGCGCACGCCTCGACTACCTGGTCGAGGTGGGCGTCGGCTACCTGACCCTCGATCGCCAGTCGCGCACGCTGTCGGGGGGCGAAGTGCAGCGCATCAACCTCACCACGGCCCTTGGCACCTCGTTGGTCAGCACGCTGTTCGTGCTCGACGAACCGAGCATCGGCCTGCACCCGCGCGATCTCGCCCGGGTCGCCGCGATCCTGCAGCGCTTGCGCGACGCCGGCAATTCGCTCGTGGTGGTCGAACACGACCCGCAACTGATGCTGGCCGCCGACCGCATCATCGACATGGGCCCGGGCCCCGGCACACGGGGTGGCGAGATCGTGTTCAACGGCAGCCCGGCCGCGCTCGCCCGCAAACGCGGATCGCGCACCGGCGACTACCTCGCCGGCCGCGCCGCCGTCAGCCACACGCCGCCACGGCGGCCGGGGGCCGACACCGCCTGGCTCAGCGTCTTCGACGCCCGTGCGCACAACCTCAAGGGCGTCGACCTGCACCTGCCGCTCGGCCACCTCAGCGTGATCAGTGGCGTATCGGGCTCCGGCAAGAGCACGCTGCTGCACGATGTGCTGTACCGTGGGCTCAAGCGCCTGCGCGGCGAGCCGATCGAATTGCCCGGCGCACACGACCGCATCGAAGGCCACGAAGCCCTCGGCGAGCTCGTGCTGGTGGACCAGTCACCGATCGGCAAGAGCGCGCGATCGAACCCCGCGAGCTACGTCGGCGCCTTTGACGCGATCCGCAAGCGCTTCGCCGCCCACCCGCTGGCGAAGGAGCGCGGCTACACCGCGGGCAGTTTCAGTTTCAACACGGGGTTGCGTTGCCCGTCCTGCGGCGGCACCGGCTTCGAGCACGTCGAGATGCAGTTCCTCGCGGACGTGTACATCCGCTGCCCGGCCTGCCAGGGTCACCGCTTCCGCGACGAGTTGCTCGACATCAAGGACCTCGGGGCCGACGGCGGCACGCGGTCGCTGGCCGAGGTGCTGACGCTGACCGCGGCCGACGCGGTTGCGCACTTCGCCGACGACCCGAAAGCGCTGCGCGCGCTGCAACCGCTGATCGACGTGGGCCTCGATTACGTCACACTCGGCCAACCCGTGCCGAGCCTCTCAGCCGGGGAGGCGCAGCGCCTGAAGCTTGCCGCGCACCTCGGCTCGGCCAAGAAATCCACTCAGGGCACCACGCTGTTTCTGCTCGATGAACCGACAACGGGCTTGCATTTCGATGACATTGCGAAGTTGCTCGGTGCGCTGCGATCCTTGCAGGACGCCGGTCACACGCTGGTGTTGATCGAGCACAACCTCGACGTGATCCGAGCGGCGGACCACCTCGTCGAGCTCGGCCCCGAGGGCGGTGCCGCCGGCGGGGAGATTCTGGCGGTCGGCACGCAGACCGACCTCGAGGCCTGCGCCCACAGCCCGACCGGGCGTGCGCTGGCGGGCGACTTCGACCCCGAGGTCGTGTCGGCCAAGGCCGTGCGCGAGGCCGCTTCGCGCTACGCCCACCACGACACCGTCAGCATCCACCGCGCCCGCGAGCACAATCTCAAGGACCTCTCGCTGAGCATCCCGCACGGCAAGCTGTCCGTGGTCACCGGGGTGTCGGGCTCGGGCAAGAGCACCCTTGCCTTCGACATCCTGTTCGCCGAGGGCCAGCGCCGCTACCTCGAGTCGCTGAACGCCTACGCCCGCCAGTTCGTGCAGCCGCCGCCGGTGCCCGACGTCGACTTGATCGACGGCATCCCGCCGACCGTCGCCATCGAGCAGCGCACCAGCCGCGGCGGCCAGAAATCCACGGTCGGTACCACCACCGAGATTCACCATTTCCTGCGCCTGCTGTTCGTGCGCGTTGGCACGCAGCACTGCCCGGATTGCGACATCCCGATCGCGTCACAGTCGGTCGCCGCGATCAGCGCGCAGATCCTCAAACGCCACCGCGGCAAGCACGTGACCCTGTTCGCGCCGCTCGTGGTCGCGCGCAAGGGCTACTACACCGACCTGGCGCAGTGGGCAAACGGGCGCGGCTTCGAGACCTTGCGCGTCGACGGCGAGGCCGTGCCCACCGACAACTGGCCGCGGCTCGACCGGTTCAAGGAGCACGACATCGACCTGCCCGTCGCCACGCTGCGCGTGGACGCAGCAGACCAGCAGCGCCTCGACGACGCGATCGAGCGCGCCACCGGCTTCGGCAACGGCAGCGTTCGGGTGCGGGTCGGCACGCGCGAGACGCTCTACTCCACCGAGCGCGCGTGCCCGTCTTGCCAGCGCAGTTTCGCCGATCTGGACCCCCGGCTGTTTTCCTACAACTCGCGCCACGGCTGGTGCACGGACTGCGTCGGCACCGGCCTCGAGTTGCTGGAAATCCGCGACGACGACGCCGACGAGGGCGCCGCCTGGCGCCACGTCAGCACCACCGACCCGTGCCCGAGCTGCGGCGGCGCGCGGCTCAACCCGACCGCGCTCGCGGTGCGGGTCAAGCAACACACCCTGGCCGACCTCGCCGCGCTCAGCATCGACCGCGCGCGCAAACAGCTTGCGGCGCTGCGCCTGCGCGGCCGCGACGCCACCGTGGCCGAGGACATCCTGGCCGAGATCGACCACCGCCTCGCCCTCCTGCACCGGCTCGGGCTCGGGTACCTCACGCTCGACCGCGCCGCACCCACGCTCTCCGGCGGTGAGTCGCAGCGCATCCGCCTGGCAGCGCAACTCGGCTCGAACCTCCGCGGTGTCTGTTACGTGCTAGACGAGCCCACCATCGGGTTGCACCCGCGCGACAACGCCGTGCTGCTCGAGACCCTCGGCACGCTGCGCGACCGCGGCAACACCGTGGTCGTCGTCGAACACGACGAGGACACCATGCGCGCCGCGGACCACCTGATCGACATCGGCCCCGGCGCCGGCAAGCGCGGCGGCGAGCTCGTGGCCACCGGCAGCCTCGCGCAGCTCGCCGGGACCCCGCGCTCACTGACCGGGCGTTGCCTGTCGGCACCCTTGAGCCACCCGATGCCACGCGACACCGGCACGTCGCCGGTGGTCGGTAGCACCCTCACGGTGTCCGACGTCAGCCGAAACAACCTCCGCATTGACGCGCTTGCCCTGCCACTTGGTGTGTTGGTCGGCGTCTGTGGCGTGTCTGGCTCGGGCAAGAGCACGCTGGTGCGCGACGTGATCGGCGACAACCTCGACGCGCGGCTCTCACGAAAAACCAAGCGCGACCCCAAGCCCCGCTGGACTGGCTGCCGCGCTATCGCCGGCTGGGAGCACATCGACCGCGTGCTCGAGGTGGATCAGACCCCCATCGGCAAGACCCCGCGGTCCTGCCCGGCCACCTACGTCGGCGTCTGGGACGGCATCAGGAAGCTGTTCGCCGCCACCAACGAGGCCAACCTGCGCGGCTACGCCGCCAGCCGTTTCTCGTTCAACACCGGTGAGGGCCGCTGCCACCTCTGTGAAGGCCAGGGCATGACCCGGGTCGAAATGAACTTCCTGCCCGACGTCAAACTGCTGTGCGAGAGCTGCCACGGCGCGCGCTTCGACCGCGACACGCTCAGCGTGCACTGGCGCGGCAAGAGCATCGGTGACGTGCTTGCCATGTCGGTGGACGAAGCGGTTGGCTTCTTCGACGCCCAGGCGAGCATCCACTACCCGCTCAAGCTCATGCAGGACGTCGGGCTCGGCTACCTCGCACTCGGCCAGCACAGCCCGACACTGTCGGGCGGCGAGGCCCAGCGGCTGAAACTCGTGACCGAGCTGGCGCGCTCGAAACCGGGCCCGGCGCGCGGCGGACGTGTCGCCAGGGTACCGCACAGCCTCTACCTGCTCGACGAACCCACCGTCGGCCTGCACATGGCCGATGTCGAGAAACTGATCACCGTGCTGCACCGCCTGGTGGCGCAAGGCAACAGCGTGGTCGTGATCGAGCACAATCTCGACCTGCTGGCCGAGTGCGACCACCTGATCGAGCTCGGGCCCGAAGGCGGCGCCGCCGGCGGCAAACTCGTCGCCAGCGGCACACCGGCAACCCTCGCCAAGCGGAAACGCTCGGCGACGGCGCCCTTTCTGGCACCGGTGCTCGCCCGCTGAATCTGATGTAACTACATCGCTGGCTCGCCTTGGCCAGCTGTGGGGTCACACCGATTCCCACGCGGGCGGGCGGCCAACGGTTTCGATCAGGAAGTCGATGAACACGCGGACCTTGGCCGTCAGGACATTGGATTTCGGGTAGACCAGCCAGAGCGCCGAACCGTCGTCAACCTCGTACTCGGGCAGCACCCGCACCAGCGTGTCGGCCTGCAGGTCGGCGTGGACGCTCCAAAGCGAGCCCATGGCAATGCCCACCCCGGCCTCGGTGGCGATCCGCATGCTGGCGCCGTCGTCGCACACCACCCGGTGCCGCCCGCCGGGCGGCGGAAAGGTGCACTCGCGCGCGCCCGCGGCGGTGAGCCGGCGTGGCTTGGCGTCCATGAACACCAGCAGCTGGTGCGCCGCCAGATCCTCGGGTGACGCCGGCAGGCCGTGTGCGGCCACGTAGGCCGGCGACGCGCACAACACGCGTTTGTCGTCGGCGAGCTTCCGCCCGATCAGCGTGCTGTCGGCGATCGCGACATTCCGCAACGCCAGGTCGAAGCCACCCTCGATCAGGTTGGTCTGCGTGTCGGACAGCTTGAGTTCGAGGTTGATGCCGGGGTAGCGCGCGAGAAAGTCGGGCAGGCGTGGCGCCACGTGGCGCTGGGCAAAGGTGCTCGGCGCGGCGAAGCGCAGCGTGCCGGTGACCTCCGGGTTGCCGTGCCCGAGCGCCGCGAGGGCGGCGTCCTCCTTGGCGAGGATATCGCGCGCATAGGGCAGAAGCGCCGCCCCCTCGAGCGACAGGGCGACGCTGCGGGTCGAGCGGTGCAACAGATCGGCGCCCACCTGACGTTCGAGTTTCGACAGCCGCGCCCCAGCGACGGCCGGCGCGAGGCCGAGCTGGCGCCCGGCAGCGCTGATGTTGAGCGTGGTGGCCGCCATGACAAAGAGGCGGAGGGCGTCGGTGTCCATGCCTGATTATAGTGATTTTCTAAAAACTGATTTGGAATATTGGTTATTTATTCTGCTTTTCAAGCGCCATAGGCTCTCTCGCACCGACTGACACCCGACCCGTTCGGTCGCCAACGGAGACCCGACATGCCGATCACCGCCCACGTGAACTACCACGTCAAGAAGGCCGAGCCCCAGGCCTTTGCCTTCGATGTCGACGGCGTCGAAGGCACACTGGTGTCACCGGAACTCGACCGCGCCGAGGTACAGGTCCGGGACCAGCGCGAGGACGGCGACACGCTGCGCTTCGACACCGACGGGATTGCGTTTCTGACCGAGGCGACCGCGGTCGCCGCGTTTGATGGCACGGATACGTGGCAGGCAACCTACGACGCCGAACTCGTCAGCCTGCTGACGCGGGTGACCGGCGCCGAAGCGGTCACTGTGTTCGACCACACGGTGCGCATCGACGACCCGACCGCGCTCCGCCGCCCCGCGCGCAACGTGCACAACGACTACAACCGCGCCGGTGCCGAGCAGCGCCTCATCGACCTGGTCGGCGACGGCGCGCCCGACTACCACACCGCCGGTTTTGCCTTCGTCAACGTCTGGCGCCCGGTCGAGCACGTGATCCGGTCGTCGCCGCTCGGCTTCATCGAGCCGAGGTCCGTCGACGCCGACGACTGGATGGACATCGGCCTGATCTACCCCGACCGACACGGTCAGATCCTCGGGCTCGCGCGCAACCCGCGCCACCGCTGGTTCTACCGCTCGGCCATGGCACCGGACGAGGCGGTGGTGTTCAACATCTACGACAGCCGGGGGCGGCCCCAGCTCGCCCACAGCGCGCTCGACCTGCCGGGCGACGCCGAGGCAACGGTACCGCGCAAGAGCATCGAGAGCCGCACGCTGCTGCGGTTTGCCGCACCGTGAGCGCGCTGCAAGCGGCCGCGGAACCCCTGGCCTTCGACACGATCAACCGCGGCTACAACGCGACTTTCCGCAGTGGAGCGATGACCGTCGGCCTCGTGGTGCCGCTCGAGGCGTACCCGACGTCGGCCGTGCCGACGCTCACCGACCACCTCGAGCGCGTGCAACTGGCCGAGGCGCTGGGCTTCGCGGCGGTCTGGCTGCGTGACGTGCCGTTCAACGTCCCGTCCTTCGGCGACGCCGGCCAGGGCTTCGAC
Proteins encoded in this region:
- a CDS encoding SAF domain-containing protein, which produces MNLHTLLCRRADDDNPVRVGVIGAGKFASMFFAQAVRTPGLHIVAVSDLKPAAARAALRRVGWRAEHTRARSAAAAWRARRTWVSDDTAALIASDAVEVVVDATGDAVAGARHALAAFAHGKHTVMVNVEADALVGPALAAQARSAGVVYSLAYGDQPALIAEQVDWARAAGFEVVAAGKGTKYLPHYHRVTPDDVWTHYGLSADDARRGGMNPTMFNSFLDGSKSAIEMAAVANACSLAAPASGLAFPPCGVDDLADVLKPRADGGQLDARGQVEVVSSLERDGRPVHRDLRWGVYVTFAADTDYVRRCFREYGLLTDASGNYAAMYKPTHLIGLELSISVASAALRGEPTGTAQGWHADVVAVAKRDLSAGEHLDGEGGYCVYGTLQPAARSKRQRALPLGLADGARLTRDVAAGTTLRLRDVALRVDEAVLQLRAALKPAAGT
- a CDS encoding PaaI family thioesterase, which encodes MSDTNRPTVDDANRLLGELFAEWVQDLNLRVEHIDADGAVLRLPQHEGIRRIGGIVCGQASMTLIDTCMVFVCFAALGRVADVTTVSQSTSFMRAAGNGDLLATGRVLKAGRQLVFGEVTVTLDGDNRRNAGRPIAHGTSTYAVLPPRPA
- a CDS encoding LysR family transcriptional regulator, translating into MDTDALRLFVMAATTLNISAAGRQLGLAPAVAGARLSKLERQVGADLLHRSTRSVALSLEGAALLPYARDILAKEDAALAALGHGNPEVTGTLRFAAPSTFAQRHVAPRLPDFLARYPGINLELKLSDTQTNLIEGGFDLALRNVAIADSTLIGRKLADDKRVLCASPAYVAAHGLPASPEDLAAHQLLVFMDAKPRRLTAAGARECTFPPPGGRHRVVCDDGASMRIATEAGVGIAMGSLWSVHADLQADTLVRVLPEYEVDDGSALWLVYPKSNVLTAKVRVFIDFLIETVGRPPAWESV
- the uvrA gene encoding excinuclease ABC subunit UvrA, encoding MPRSKPRRAVMSVRGAHHNNLKHLDLDLPLGEFAVITGVSGSGKSSLAFDTLYAEGQRRYVETFSPYARQFLDRMDRPRVSSIEGIPPAIAIDQTNPVRTSRSTVGTMTELNDHFKLLFARAADLHCMQCGEPVKPDAPTEVADRLLATGEAGTRVAVVFQVTVPDNFSEDEVRAHLRAQGYERTLDLGADGLSVVQDRVRLSGTNRDRLGEALEAAAVRGRGDYAVVMLDADGAPVSHTAFSDRRHCSRCDIAYREPSQALFSFNSPVGACPDCRGFGRVMGIDYDLVIPDTSKSLRGGAIKPFQSDTNAICQRDLVRYGKRKGIDLDAPWHDLDDDTQAWVINGEDDFDTNRWYGVKRFWAWMEGRSYKMHVRVLLSRYRSYAPCTTCDGTRLVPEALAWRVGQRTAEDDGLPRHPVPGHRCDHARLPGLHLADLVRLPISDLRDCMNALVLSPAQETASAQLLTDIRARLDYLVEVGVGYLTLDRQSRTLSGGEVQRINLTTALGTSLVSTLFVLDEPSIGLHPRDLARVAAILQRLRDAGNSLVVVEHDPQLMLAADRIIDMGPGPGTRGGEIVFNGSPAALARKRGSRTGDYLAGRAAVSHTPPRRPGADTAWLSVFDARAHNLKGVDLHLPLGHLSVISGVSGSGKSTLLHDVLYRGLKRLRGEPIELPGAHDRIEGHEALGELVLVDQSPIGKSARSNPASYVGAFDAIRKRFAAHPLAKERGYTAGSFSFNTGLRCPSCGGTGFEHVEMQFLADVYIRCPACQGHRFRDELLDIKDLGADGGTRSLAEVLTLTAADAVAHFADDPKALRALQPLIDVGLDYVTLGQPVPSLSAGEAQRLKLAAHLGSAKKSTQGTTLFLLDEPTTGLHFDDIAKLLGALRSLQDAGHTLVLIEHNLDVIRAADHLVELGPEGGAAGGEILAVGTQTDLEACAHSPTGRALAGDFDPEVVSAKAVREAASRYAHHDTVSIHRAREHNLKDLSLSIPHGKLSVVTGVSGSGKSTLAFDILFAEGQRRYLESLNAYARQFVQPPPVPDVDLIDGIPPTVAIEQRTSRGGQKSTVGTTTEIHHFLRLLFVRVGTQHCPDCDIPIASQSVAAISAQILKRHRGKHVTLFAPLVVARKGYYTDLAQWANGRGFETLRVDGEAVPTDNWPRLDRFKEHDIDLPVATLRVDAADQQRLDDAIERATGFGNGSVRVRVGTRETLYSTERACPSCQRSFADLDPRLFSYNSRHGWCTDCVGTGLELLEIRDDDADEGAAWRHVSTTDPCPSCGGARLNPTALAVRVKQHTLADLAALSIDRARKQLAALRLRGRDATVAEDILAEIDHRLALLHRLGLGYLTLDRAAPTLSGGESQRIRLAAQLGSNLRGVCYVLDEPTIGLHPRDNAVLLETLGTLRDRGNTVVVVEHDEDTMRAADHLIDIGPGAGKRGGELVATGSLAQLAGTPRSLTGRCLSAPLSHPMPRDTGTSPVVGSTLTVSDVSRNNLRIDALALPLGVLVGVCGVSGSGKSTLVRDVIGDNLDARLSRKTKRDPKPRWTGCRAIAGWEHIDRVLEVDQTPIGKTPRSCPATYVGVWDGIRKLFAATNEANLRGYAASRFSFNTGEGRCHLCEGQGMTRVEMNFLPDVKLLCESCHGARFDRDTLSVHWRGKSIGDVLAMSVDEAVGFFDAQASIHYPLKLMQDVGLGYLALGQHSPTLSGGEAQRLKLVTELARSKPGPARGGRVARVPHSLYLLDEPTVGLHMADVEKLITVLHRLVAQGNSVVVIEHNLDLLAECDHLIELGPEGGAAGGKLVASGTPATLAKRKRSATAPFLAPVLAR
- a CDS encoding hotdog fold thioesterase, whose product is MAITDTVQAPFDDDHLMQLLDAKLVEGRAGHVVIEYTVRDTIVQRHGTCHGTCHGGVLFSLADAACGIAANAGGESAVTQHSAIQFMQPAPVGAVLHTTATTRSSAGRTRVYDVSVTDARGQAVAEVRCHARCIDSPT
- a CDS encoding CmcJ/NvfI family oxidoreductase, coding for MPITAHVNYHVKKAEPQAFAFDVDGVEGTLVSPELDRAEVQVRDQREDGDTLRFDTDGIAFLTEATAVAAFDGTDTWQATYDAELVSLLTRVTGAEAVTVFDHTVRIDDPTALRRPARNVHNDYNRAGAEQRLIDLVGDGAPDYHTAGFAFVNVWRPVEHVIRSSPLGFIEPRSVDADDWMDIGLIYPDRHGQILGLARNPRHRWFYRSAMAPDEAVVFNIYDSRGRPQLAHSALDLPGDAEATVPRKSIESRTLLRFAAP
- a CDS encoding FAD-dependent monooxygenase, yielding MRPAGRGETDSLYFDYPHFDAPEHTARNTVTHTPVAIVGAGPIGLTAALALARQGVRSVLFDNKATFNDGSRAICVARPSYYLLERIGAVGPFLDKALGWTTGRSFYRGQQILEFRMPDSPDEKYRPMYNLQQQYIEAYLWDAVAAHPLIDSRWQSTVTALDDTPNGVRVSVDDPHGSYPLEADWVLACDGARSPCRAMRGLRLQGENFEGRYVIADVQMAHDYPTIRRALFDPDCRRGGTVLIHKQPDNLWRIDYQLRDHESTEAAIAEETVRESVAAVLADIGFDGDWALEWWSVYTANTLALDDYRDGRVFFVGDSAHIVPIFGVRGLNNGLADAANIGWKLGWVLTGRAGPGLLESYTPERRGGHP
- a CDS encoding DUF2783 domain-containing protein, which translates into the protein MTPEQLEQVYAQLATRIDAVGPVHSERFLAKLVLLLAHEHGDTDTVARCIDAAAASLEL